The genomic DNA ACAACCTCGAAGCCACACCCGCCGAAGGCACCAGCTACCGCCTGGCCAAGATCGACAAGGAACTCTACGCGGACATCAAGACCCAGGGCAACGGCACCCCGTACTACACCAACTCCACCGCCCTGCCCGTGGGCATCTCCAACGACGTGCTCTACGCCCTGGAACACCAGAACCAGCTCCAGCCGCTCTACACCGGGGGCACGGTGTTCCACACCTTCCTCGGCGAGGCGGTGACAGACCCCAAATCGCTCAAGAACTTCATTCTCAAGGCGTTCACCAAGACCAAGATACCCTACATCTCCATCACGCCGACCTTCTCCATCTGCAAGGAACACGGCTACATTCTTGGCGAGCACTTCGATTGCCCCACCTGCGGCCAGGAGGCCGAGGTGTACACCCGCATCGTGGGCTACTACCGCCCGGTGAGCCGCTGGAACAAGGGCAAGCAGGAAGAATACACCGACCGCGTGGTCTTCAGCGACTGCCTGTGCAGCTAAAGGAACAGAATTTCCCCAAGCCCCATTGAGGAGTGGGGTTTGAGGATAGTGGAATGTGAGGCCTTTGACGCGCATGCGTCAAAGGCCTCGCGCATTTCCTGCCCCCCGAACGACTGTTATAAATTCCCCGTTCTCATTGACACGTCGTCTCCTCAGTGTATGTGTGAGATACTTTGGGGGATGCCCTGACTCGCTCTTTTATTACGATTCCGCACGAGGCGCGACCAACTGCGAACACCGCAGTGCGACCTCATGTCATTTCGGCCGAATGGGCGCCTCTGCAAATGCAACACACGGGGGGAGTGGATTATGACATGCAGACATATCATTGTTGTGGGCACGGTCCTGATCATGTCCGCGCTGCTTTCGGCCTGCGGGCGCGAACCGTCGGTGGACATCAAAGCCGTGAAGGCCCAGCCGAAGACCTTCATCGGCTCGGACACATGCCGCAACTGCCACCTTGAGCACTACGACTCGTGGAAGACGACCCTGCACAGCCGGATGCTGATCGACGTGAAGGAAAATCCTCACGCGATTGTTGCGGACATGAACCCGGAGTTGATCCGGGCCGATCTCGAAAAGATCAAGGACAAGCTGAAGGTGCCCGTGGAGGACATCTACATTCCCGACCCGGCTGAGATTCTCTACGTCATCGGAACCCAGTGGAAGCAGCGGTATGTGATCAAGAAGGGCGAAACCTTCCATGTGGCGCCGGTGCAATACAACGTGGCATCCAAGCGCTGGGTCAACTACTATGAGGACGCTTGGGACAAGCGCGACTGGCTGGTGCGTTGCGGCGGCTGCCACGCCACCGGCGTGGACCTGAAGAACAACACATTCTCGGAGTCGTCCATTGGCTGCGAGGCCTGCCATGGCCCCGGCTCGCAGCACACCGCCCTGCCCAGAACGGCCCTGTTTGAAAAGCGGGAAACCATCATCAACCCGGCCAAGCTCACGGCTGGCGTGGCCGTGCAAATCTGCGGCTCATGCCATACCCGCGGCAACTCCAAGGATCCCGACTTCAAGGAAGCGGGCTGGCCTGTCGGCTTCACACCGGGCATGGTGCTTGAGCCCAT from Pseudodesulfovibrio aespoeensis Aspo-2 includes the following:
- a CDS encoding multiheme c-type cytochrome, producing MTCRHIIVVGTVLIMSALLSACGREPSVDIKAVKAQPKTFIGSDTCRNCHLEHYDSWKTTLHSRMLIDVKENPHAIVADMNPELIRADLEKIKDKLKVPVEDIYIPDPAEILYVIGTQWKQRYVIKKGETFHVAPVQYNVASKRWVNYYEDAWDKRDWLVRCGGCHATGVDLKNNTFSESSIGCEACHGPGSQHTALPRTALFEKRETIINPAKLTAGVAVQICGSCHTRGNSKDPDFKEAGWPVGFTPGMVLEPIYENSYDKADMRRLYPDFASRSHHQQYIDWMQSKHAEQGVTCTSCHSVHRMGIAPTRFQTKEAGSSQCLSCHTMVNANRAHSIHSFANCLGCHMPRIASTAEPNDIRSHTFNARAPMDAIANPALPNSCQICHYHKEDSLQELQRKYEILTQLPQPQGMSIPAVTRDTFALPDSDGNTANTQ